In a genomic window of Shouchella clausii:
- the pdaB gene encoding polysaccharide deacetylase family sporulation protein PdaB, with amino-acid sequence MKGIWVFNLKKWKPLLFICIASLFVASWLFIQRDHISVFTTPDGPQAFYRAENADHKIALTFNISWGEQNVRPIVNILKENDVEHATFFVSASWAETYPELVKEIADSGFHIGSHGYRYKNYTAMDDEQVIKDMRRSKQVLQELTGETPTLLRPPNGAFTTRTLALAEQQGFDIVHWSVNSYDYKNPGTAQIIDNVLNATNSGDVLMFHASDTVKQTGAALPTILKELEKRDYELATLEELMNSADATSNEVN; translated from the coding sequence ATGAAAGGAATTTGGGTGTTTAATTTGAAAAAATGGAAGCCACTGCTGTTTATTTGCATCGCTTCTCTATTCGTTGCTAGCTGGCTGTTTATCCAGCGTGACCATATTTCCGTCTTTACAACTCCAGATGGTCCGCAAGCTTTTTACCGGGCCGAAAACGCTGACCATAAAATTGCGCTTACGTTTAACATAAGCTGGGGAGAGCAAAATGTACGGCCAATTGTGAACATTTTAAAGGAGAATGACGTGGAGCATGCGACGTTTTTCGTTTCGGCTTCATGGGCCGAAACATACCCCGAATTAGTCAAAGAAATTGCAGATTCCGGTTTCCACATTGGCAGCCATGGGTACCGCTATAAAAATTATACCGCTATGGATGATGAGCAAGTCATTAAAGATATGAGAAGAAGCAAACAAGTGTTGCAAGAATTAACAGGTGAAACACCGACACTCCTTCGCCCTCCAAATGGCGCATTTACAACACGCACACTTGCTTTAGCGGAACAGCAAGGCTTCGACATTGTCCATTGGAGCGTGAATTCTTACGATTACAAAAATCCTGGAACTGCGCAAATCATTGACAATGTTTTAAATGCGACTAATTCTGGCGATGTTTTAATGTTCCATGCTTCAGACACCGTTAAGCAAACTGGGGCAGCATTGCCAACTATTTTGAAAGAGTTGGAAAAACGCGATTATGAACTTGCCACCTTAGAAGAGCTCATGAACAGCGCCGATGCAACGAGCAATGAAGTAAATTAA
- a CDS encoding KinB-signaling pathway activation protein, protein MNSKKVVFLFWSTLLFGSVSGGIVGFFINLEVYLGDGIGNLIVGIIYMLGISAAFSLVAQMGFFAYLFLHRFGLGLSKSHTLWNRIQWVLIAFVFFDLVYFRYIAFGKEHSFWGYLVIPTLLFIYAFIVARIKAKETNKGAFVPALFFMFVITTIEWVPALVANDGRWLVLYITPLLVANTWQLLMLHRLIAKP, encoded by the coding sequence GTGAACAGCAAAAAAGTTGTTTTCCTTTTTTGGTCGACGCTGCTTTTTGGAAGCGTTAGCGGCGGGATCGTCGGTTTTTTTATCAATTTAGAGGTATATCTTGGGGATGGCATTGGCAACCTAATCGTAGGCATTATCTATATGCTTGGCATTAGCGCCGCTTTTAGCTTGGTCGCCCAAATGGGGTTTTTTGCTTATTTGTTTTTACACCGATTTGGTTTAGGATTATCGAAATCGCATACGTTATGGAATCGGATACAGTGGGTACTAATCGCGTTTGTCTTTTTTGACCTTGTCTATTTCCGATACATTGCATTCGGAAAAGAGCACTCCTTTTGGGGATATTTAGTAATCCCGACATTGCTATTTATTTATGCGTTTATTGTGGCACGAATTAAGGCAAAAGAAACAAACAAAGGCGCATTTGTCCCCGCGCTTTTCTTTATGTTTGTCATTACAACGATTGAGTGGGTGCCAGCTTTAGTAGCAAACGACGGCAGGTGGTTGGTGTTATACATCACGCCTCTGCTTGTGGCAAATACATGGCAGCTGTTGATGTTGCACCGGCTAATCGCTAAACCGTAA